A genomic segment from Mastomys coucha isolate ucsf_1 unplaced genomic scaffold, UCSF_Mcou_1 pScaffold7, whole genome shotgun sequence encodes:
- the St3gal1 gene encoding CMP-N-acetylneuraminate-beta-galactosamide-alpha-2,3-sialyltransferase 1 isoform X2 has translation MVNMRKRTLKYLTFFLLFIFLTSFVLNYSNTRMPSAWFPKQMVLELSENFLKFIKSQPCTCRNCISQDKVSYWFDQRFNKTMQPLLTAHNALMEEDTYRWWLRLQRERKPNNLSDTVKELFRLVPGNVDPMLNKRLVGCRRCAVVGNSGNLKDSSYGPEIDSHDFVLRMNKAPTVGFEADVGSRTTHHLVYPESFRELGENVNMVLVPFKTTDLQWVISATTTGSITHTYVPVPPKIKVKQEKILIYHPAFIKYVFDNWLQGHGRYPSTGILSVIFSIHICDEAQSQT, from the exons ATGGTGAACATGAGGAAGAGGACCCTCAAGTACCTCACCTTCTTCCTGCTCTTcatcttcctcacttcctttgtCCTGAACTACTCCAACACGCGAATGCCCAGTGCCTGGTtccccaagcaaatggtcctggaactctcagagaACTTCCTCAAGTTCATCAAGTCACAGCCATGCACCTGCAGAAACTGCATCAGCCAGGACAAGGTCTCATATTGGTTCGACCAGCGCTTCAACAAGACCATGCAGCCACTGCTGACGGCCCACAATGCTCTGATGGAGGAGGACACGTACCGGTGGTGGCTG AGGCTCCAGCGGGAGAGGAAACCCAACAACCTGAGCGACACTGTCAAGGAACTGTTTCGCCTCGTGCCTGGGAATGTGGACCCCATGTTGAACAAGAGGTTGGTGGGTTGCCGACGCTGTGCCGTCGTAGGAAACTCTGGTAACCTGAAGGACTCCTCGTATGGGCCCGAGATTGACAGCCATGACTTTGTGCTGAG GATGAACAAGGCACCCACAGTGGGCTTTGAGGCAGATGTTGGGAGCCGGACCACCCACCATCTTGTGTATCCTGAGAGCTTCCGGGAGCTGGGAGAGAATGTCAACATGGTCCTGGTCCCCTTCAAGACCACTGACCTGCAGTGGGTGATCAGTGCCACCACCACAGGCAGTATCACTCA CACCTATGTCCCCGTGCCCCCGAAGATCAAAGTGAAACAAGAGAAG ATCCTGATCTACCACCCAGCCTTCATCAAGTATGTCTTTGACAACTGGCTTCAGGGCCATGGGCGATATCCATCGACTGGCATCCTCTCCGTCATCTTCTCTATTCATATCTGTGATGAG GCGCAGTCTCAGACCTGA
- the St3gal1 gene encoding CMP-N-acetylneuraminate-beta-galactosamide-alpha-2,3-sialyltransferase 1 isoform X1 yields the protein MVNMRKRTLKYLTFFLLFIFLTSFVLNYSNTRMPSAWFPKQMVLELSENFLKFIKSQPCTCRNCISQDKVSYWFDQRFNKTMQPLLTAHNALMEEDTYRWWLRLQRERKPNNLSDTVKELFRLVPGNVDPMLNKRLVGCRRCAVVGNSGNLKDSSYGPEIDSHDFVLRMNKAPTVGFEADVGSRTTHHLVYPESFRELGENVNMVLVPFKTTDLQWVISATTTGSITHTYVPVPPKIKVKQEKILIYHPAFIKYVFDNWLQGHGRYPSTGILSVIFSIHICDEVDLYGFGADSKGNWHHYWENNPSAGAFRKTGVHDGDFEYNVTTTLAAINKIRIFKGR from the exons ATGGTGAACATGAGGAAGAGGACCCTCAAGTACCTCACCTTCTTCCTGCTCTTcatcttcctcacttcctttgtCCTGAACTACTCCAACACGCGAATGCCCAGTGCCTGGTtccccaagcaaatggtcctggaactctcagagaACTTCCTCAAGTTCATCAAGTCACAGCCATGCACCTGCAGAAACTGCATCAGCCAGGACAAGGTCTCATATTGGTTCGACCAGCGCTTCAACAAGACCATGCAGCCACTGCTGACGGCCCACAATGCTCTGATGGAGGAGGACACGTACCGGTGGTGGCTG AGGCTCCAGCGGGAGAGGAAACCCAACAACCTGAGCGACACTGTCAAGGAACTGTTTCGCCTCGTGCCTGGGAATGTGGACCCCATGTTGAACAAGAGGTTGGTGGGTTGCCGACGCTGTGCCGTCGTAGGAAACTCTGGTAACCTGAAGGACTCCTCGTATGGGCCCGAGATTGACAGCCATGACTTTGTGCTGAG GATGAACAAGGCACCCACAGTGGGCTTTGAGGCAGATGTTGGGAGCCGGACCACCCACCATCTTGTGTATCCTGAGAGCTTCCGGGAGCTGGGAGAGAATGTCAACATGGTCCTGGTCCCCTTCAAGACCACTGACCTGCAGTGGGTGATCAGTGCCACCACCACAGGCAGTATCACTCA CACCTATGTCCCCGTGCCCCCGAAGATCAAAGTGAAACAAGAGAAG ATCCTGATCTACCACCCAGCCTTCATCAAGTATGTCTTTGACAACTGGCTTCAGGGCCATGGGCGATATCCATCGACTGGCATCCTCTCCGTCATCTTCTCTATTCATATCTGTGATGAG GTGGACTTATACGGCTTTGGGGCAGACAGCAAAGGAAATTGGCACCACTACTGGGAAAACAACCCATCCGCCGGCGCATTCCGGAAGACGGGGGTTCATGATGGCGACTTTGAGTACAATGTCACAACTACCCTGGCAGCCATCAACAAAATCCGAATCTTCAAGGGGAGATGA